The following coding sequences lie in one Kribbella sp. NBC_00709 genomic window:
- a CDS encoding carbohydrate ABC transporter permease — MVIETAPAKAYRPVRRSGPAFDLRRLAIHCGLVIVALGFVTPLIIVISASFSSESAITDHGYSPLPQRFSTTAYRYVLGDPSKIVQAYGVSMLVTVTGTILSLTIMSMLAYTLSRNDYRLRRPLSFYVLFTMIFNGGLVPTYILITQYLHLQNTVLVLILPYVVTPWYLLLLRTYFAQLPKDIMDAARIDGAGEWRVFTGIVLPLSKPALATVGLFVMLLYWNDWWLGLLYITDDRFAPLQLYLYRILTNIDFAASNSQLAGTTIAIPIQTVRMAVAVLAIGPIVAAFFFIQRFLIRGIALGGLKD; from the coding sequence GTGGTGATCGAGACGGCGCCGGCGAAGGCGTACCGCCCCGTGCGGCGCTCCGGGCCGGCATTCGACCTGCGCCGCCTGGCGATCCACTGCGGCCTGGTGATCGTGGCGCTGGGCTTCGTGACGCCGCTGATCATCGTGATTTCGGCGTCGTTCTCGAGCGAGTCGGCGATCACTGATCACGGCTACTCGCCGCTGCCGCAGCGGTTCAGCACCACCGCCTATCGCTATGTGCTGGGCGATCCGAGCAAGATCGTCCAGGCCTACGGCGTCTCGATGCTGGTGACCGTCACCGGAACGATCCTCTCGCTGACGATCATGTCGATGCTGGCGTACACGCTGTCCCGCAACGACTACCGGCTCCGCCGCCCGCTGTCGTTCTACGTGCTCTTCACGATGATCTTCAACGGCGGGCTGGTCCCGACGTACATCCTCATCACCCAGTACCTGCATCTGCAGAACACCGTGCTGGTGCTGATCCTGCCGTACGTCGTGACGCCGTGGTACCTGCTCCTGCTCCGGACGTATTTCGCGCAGCTTCCCAAGGACATCATGGACGCGGCGCGGATCGACGGCGCCGGCGAATGGCGGGTGTTCACCGGCATCGTGCTGCCACTGTCGAAGCCGGCGCTGGCCACCGTCGGGTTGTTCGTGATGCTCCTGTACTGGAACGACTGGTGGCTCGGGCTGCTCTACATCACCGACGACCGGTTCGCGCCGTTGCAGCTGTATCTGTACCGCATTCTGACCAACATCGACTTCGCGGCGTCGAACTCACAACTGGCCGGCACCACGATCGCGATTCCGATCCAGACGGTGCGAATGGCGGTCGCCGTACTGGCGATCGGTCCGATCGTCGCAGCGTTCTTCTTCATCCAGCGGTTCCTGATCCGCGGCATCGCGCTCGGCGGATTGAAGGATTGA